The following proteins are encoded in a genomic region of Candidatus Binataceae bacterium:
- a CDS encoding acyl-CoA dehydrogenase family protein, whose protein sequence is MDFGFSSEQEMLRQSARRFLSEQCPISLVRRMMADPTALDPALWTQLVELGWTGLLIPEAYGGSGGSFLDLTVVLEQAGYALMPGPFFTAVLLGTPALAAAGTPTQQAQLLPACAAGQSIVSWAIAEAPTALYEPAAIQMRARADAGGWVMSGHKLMVWDAQVAQTLVVAARSTAGQGQEGISLFLVPTQTTGVTITPQPSIDSTRKLCAVTLNDVAVGEAALLGPRDGGWPVIRRSLELATAGLCAELVGVAQRALDLSVAYAKTRVQFGHPIGAFQAIKHKCVDMLMMVENARSLTYYACWALAEQRPDAGAAVAMAKAYASDTAKNVTSEAIQIHGGIGFTWAHDIQLFHRRALAGEANFGNAPLHREAVAKALSL, encoded by the coding sequence ATGGACTTCGGCTTTTCGTCCGAACAGGAAATGTTGCGCCAAAGCGCGCGCCGCTTTCTTAGCGAGCAATGCCCTATCAGCTTGGTGCGCCGGATGATGGCCGATCCCACCGCGCTGGATCCCGCGCTGTGGACACAGCTGGTCGAGCTAGGCTGGACCGGACTGCTCATCCCCGAGGCTTATGGGGGAAGCGGCGGCAGTTTCCTGGACCTGACCGTGGTGCTTGAACAAGCCGGATACGCGCTGATGCCGGGGCCGTTTTTTACCGCCGTCCTGCTCGGCACACCCGCCCTTGCCGCGGCCGGAACGCCGACGCAACAGGCGCAATTGCTACCGGCTTGCGCCGCCGGTCAATCGATCGTCAGCTGGGCAATTGCGGAAGCGCCCACGGCGCTGTACGAACCGGCGGCGATCCAGATGCGCGCCCGAGCAGACGCCGGCGGTTGGGTGATGTCGGGTCACAAGCTAATGGTCTGGGACGCACAGGTGGCGCAAACCCTGGTGGTGGCGGCGCGTAGCACTGCGGGGCAAGGCCAGGAGGGTATTAGTCTATTTCTAGTCCCGACTCAGACCACCGGAGTCACCATTACGCCCCAACCCAGTATCGACAGCACCCGCAAGCTGTGCGCGGTGACATTAAATGACGTGGCCGTGGGCGAAGCGGCGCTTTTGGGTCCGCGCGACGGAGGCTGGCCAGTCATTCGACGGAGCTTGGAGCTGGCCACCGCCGGCCTGTGCGCGGAGCTGGTGGGCGTGGCGCAGCGAGCGCTGGATCTCAGCGTCGCCTACGCCAAAACGCGGGTGCAATTTGGCCATCCCATTGGCGCTTTCCAGGCCATCAAACACAAATGCGTAGACATGCTGATGATGGTCGAGAACGCCCGCTCGCTTACTTATTACGCATGCTGGGCCCTGGCCGAACAGCGCCCAGACGCCGGGGCGGCGGTGGCAATGGCCAAGGCCTATGCCTCGGATACGGCCAAGAACGTAACCAGCGAGGCGATTCAAATCCATGGCGGGATCGGCTTCACCTGGGCGCACGACATCCAGCTCTTTCATCGCCGCGCCCTAGCGGGTGAAGCCAACTTCGGCAACGCTCCTCTCCACCGTGAAGCGGTAGCCAAAGCGCTGTCTTTGTAA
- a CDS encoding MMPL family transporter — MNIGAFILRWRVVLGALIVAGTVVMAAAGFKIRIGTQFIDLFARGHRNVELTEQYRGFGGHPTVVVMVTVKHGDIFNYATLDKLRVLTREIDWLPGVNHMEIFSLASFRLVHMQAVPGGLLLHPFMYPGVPHTPGQLLALKKSVLANRGTLLHLISADNRSAIVSAEINDENLDYGEFYRQLRGLVLRNQDANHTLYLSGEPVIRSYAYHYLWAIEAVFAAACLIVILIFYLILGAYSCWWVPLLTGLLSACWGLGFGGFMGYTFDPLMLVVPFILTARNLSHGIQWQRRYYSNLNRLEDRTDACVTTAEEMFIPGLVAITADVTGIVFMSFSGIPVLDELARTGTLWLASSLWTVFIFQPILMSYLVVSHERRGELAEGLRRRLEDFGERVLELPVTPGWGRRTLLGGSLMLLGVGAIAAMRVPVGYNMPGTPLYRADTRVNLDWAAIARKFPIDEGWVVVTTPAYPDPQSVLSPRVLRMIDRLQAYLLLDPQVRQVISFGGIVKRLNQKFDYSYPKFVALPNSITLAGNFWAMFRGASAPGEMDDYFSNTMGTDTCIRILLSDHSQQTLARLSRRLARFQRRYVRSDPALSHVRLNFLGGTAGLYAAANDVLYRTHLLNLAMVLACVLVFSSVLFRSLPAGAMFVFSCLLANFTAFIYMRLVGMALTIDTVPVISLAIGLGLDYSIATVSAIRAQVAYGYDLDNAIRVALRNAGESVFCTLLVMMGCLMPWLLSPALFHQHMAALLAVLIATNALAGIFILPSVISASRMRFITRCELSEESAKLSEVTATAS, encoded by the coding sequence ATGAACATTGGCGCGTTCATATTGCGCTGGCGCGTGGTGCTGGGGGCGCTCATTGTAGCCGGCACGGTCGTCATGGCGGCGGCCGGGTTCAAAATCCGAATCGGAACCCAGTTCATCGATCTTTTTGCCCGCGGCCATCGCAATGTCGAATTGACCGAGCAATACCGCGGCTTTGGCGGCCATCCCACGGTGGTGGTGATGGTTACGGTCAAGCACGGCGATATCTTCAATTATGCGACTTTGGACAAGCTGCGCGTCCTGACCCGCGAGATCGACTGGCTGCCGGGCGTCAATCACATGGAGATCTTTTCGCTGGCCTCCTTTCGTTTGGTCCACATGCAGGCGGTACCTGGCGGCTTGTTGTTACATCCGTTCATGTATCCGGGTGTTCCTCATACTCCCGGCCAATTGCTCGCGCTCAAAAAGAGCGTGTTGGCCAATCGTGGCACGCTGCTTCATCTGATCAGTGCCGACAATCGCAGCGCGATCGTCAGCGCCGAGATCAATGACGAAAACCTGGACTACGGCGAGTTCTATCGTCAGCTTCGCGGCTTGGTGCTGCGCAATCAAGATGCCAACCACACCCTCTATCTGAGCGGCGAGCCGGTCATTCGCAGCTACGCCTACCATTATTTGTGGGCAATCGAAGCGGTGTTTGCCGCGGCCTGCCTGATCGTCATCCTCATCTTCTATCTGATCCTGGGCGCCTACTCGTGCTGGTGGGTGCCGCTGCTCACCGGCCTGCTGTCGGCTTGCTGGGGCCTGGGTTTCGGCGGCTTTATGGGCTACACCTTCGATCCCCTGATGCTGGTGGTGCCCTTCATCTTGACCGCCCGCAATCTGAGCCACGGGATTCAATGGCAGCGGCGCTACTACTCCAACCTCAACCGGCTGGAGGATCGGACCGACGCCTGCGTCACTACTGCCGAAGAGATGTTCATCCCCGGCCTGGTCGCGATTACGGCGGATGTCACGGGAATTGTCTTCATGTCCTTTTCGGGTATTCCGGTGCTCGACGAGCTGGCCCGCACGGGGACCTTATGGCTGGCCTCCAGCCTGTGGACAGTCTTCATCTTCCAGCCCATCTTGATGAGTTATCTAGTAGTCTCGCACGAGCGCCGCGGCGAACTGGCCGAGGGCTTGCGCCGGCGTCTGGAGGACTTCGGCGAGCGGGTGCTGGAATTGCCGGTTACTCCCGGCTGGGGGCGGCGCACACTGTTAGGTGGTTCGCTGATGCTGTTGGGGGTCGGCGCAATCGCCGCGATGCGCGTCCCGGTGGGTTACAACATGCCTGGCACGCCTTTGTACCGCGCCGACACTCGGGTCAATCTGGACTGGGCGGCGATCGCCCGCAAATTTCCCATCGACGAGGGCTGGGTCGTGGTAACCACTCCGGCCTATCCCGATCCGCAATCGGTACTGAGTCCGCGCGTCCTGCGGATGATCGACCGGCTCCAGGCCTACCTGCTGCTTGATCCGCAGGTACGCCAGGTCATCTCCTTTGGCGGTATCGTCAAGAGGTTGAACCAGAAATTCGACTACAGCTATCCCAAATTCGTCGCGCTTCCCAACTCGATTACCTTGGCGGGCAATTTCTGGGCGATGTTTCGGGGAGCCTCGGCGCCGGGCGAGATGGATGACTATTTTTCCAACACCATGGGTACCGACACCTGTATTCGAATCCTGCTCAGCGACCATAGTCAGCAGACCTTGGCCCGCCTGAGCCGACGGTTGGCACGGTTCCAGCGGCGCTATGTGCGCTCAGATCCGGCGCTGTCGCACGTGCGGCTGAACTTTCTAGGCGGCACCGCCGGCCTCTACGCTGCCGCCAACGACGTGCTCTACCGTACCCATCTACTCAATTTGGCAATGGTGCTGGCGTGCGTGCTGGTCTTCAGCTCCGTGCTTTTTCGCTCGCTGCCGGCCGGCGCGATGTTTGTCTTTTCCTGCCTATTGGCCAATTTTACCGCCTTTATTTATATGCGTCTGGTCGGCATGGCGCTGACTATCGATACCGTGCCGGTGATATCGCTGGCGATCGGCCTGGGGCTGGATTACAGCATTGCCACCGTCTCGGCGATTCGCGCGCAAGTGGCCTACGGCTATGATCTGGACAACGCGATTCGGGTGGCCTTGCGCAACGCGGGGGAGAGTGTGTTCTGTACCTTGTTGGTGATGATGGGATGCCTGATGCCTTGGCTGCTTTCGCCCGCCCTGTTCCATCAGCACATGGCCGCGCTGCTGGCGGTTCTGATTGCCACCAACGCGCTGGCGGGGATTTTCATTCTGCCGTCGGTAATTTCTGCCTCGCGTATGCGCTTCATCACCCGCTGCGAACTCAGCGAAGAGTCGGCCAAGCTCTCGGAGGTTACGGCCACGGCGAGTTGA
- the bamE gene encoding outer membrane protein assembly factor BamE: MPFSANDLASIQDGRTNEAQVVELLGAPDSIKEIGQHQVFHYYRYTLKHATVLVFTRVNIASDDLYIFFDQDGVVTQVLAGNQTNNLKFQFWPFGH, translated from the coding sequence GTGCCCTTTAGCGCCAACGATCTGGCGAGTATTCAGGACGGTCGCACCAACGAAGCTCAGGTGGTTGAACTCCTCGGCGCTCCCGACAGCATCAAGGAAATCGGCCAGCATCAAGTATTTCATTACTATCGCTACACGCTCAAACACGCCACGGTGCTGGTCTTTACCCGGGTCAATATCGCCAGTGACGACCTATATATATTTTTCGATCAGGACGGGGTTGTGACCCAGGTGCTGGCGGGTAATCAGACCAACAACCTTAAGTTTCAGTTCTGGCCGTTTGGCCACTGA
- a CDS encoding MaoC/PaaZ C-terminal domain-containing protein, with amino-acid sequence MNKFEQIEVGEALGPVAVHITRERSRGYALMAGMDHPRFTDDAAARREGLPGMIVPGNMSAGLLAKLVTDWARAGGGRLGRIGVTYRAPVLPDHTVTLHGFVTQTDSQQRTAELDLWLENEEGERLVIGTATARFS; translated from the coding sequence ATGAACAAATTCGAGCAGATCGAAGTGGGCGAAGCCCTGGGTCCGGTGGCGGTTCATATCACCCGCGAGCGCTCGCGTGGCTACGCCTTGATGGCCGGCATGGACCATCCGCGCTTCACCGATGACGCCGCTGCGCGGCGGGAAGGACTGCCCGGAATGATCGTACCGGGCAACATGAGCGCGGGCTTGCTCGCCAAGCTGGTCACTGACTGGGCTCGCGCCGGCGGTGGGCGGCTGGGGCGGATAGGAGTCACTTATCGCGCGCCGGTACTGCCCGATCACACCGTCACCTTGCACGGATTCGTCACCCAAACCGATAGCCAACAGCGCACCGCCGAGCTGGATCTATGGTTGGAAAACGAAGAGGGAGAGCGGTTGGTAATCGGGACCGCCACCGCGCGCTTCAGCTAG
- a CDS encoding MaoC family dehydratase N-terminal domain-containing protein, which yields MAHFNYDPAVIGRVFEDTEPVVVSAEQIREYCAALGEEDPLYLDEEAARRGPFGSLSAPPSYVLILRTGKDFLGHIPRLANNMMDAGRDLELLEPVRAGDQLRLVSQIKAIYEKTGRSGPMAFVIVRSTVLNQNQQVVAHIDHHFIQRNR from the coding sequence ATGGCACATTTTAACTATGATCCGGCGGTAATCGGCCGGGTCTTCGAAGATACCGAACCGGTGGTGGTTAGCGCCGAACAGATTCGCGAGTACTGCGCGGCGTTGGGCGAAGAAGACCCCCTTTACCTCGACGAAGAGGCGGCGCGGCGGGGCCCCTTTGGCAGCCTTAGCGCGCCGCCCAGCTATGTTTTGATTCTGCGCACCGGCAAGGACTTCCTCGGCCACATACCGCGCCTGGCCAACAATATGATGGACGCCGGTCGCGACCTGGAGTTGCTGGAACCGGTGCGCGCCGGCGACCAACTCCGGCTAGTCTCGCAAATCAAGGCGATCTACGAAAAGACCGGGCGCAGCGGTCCGATGGCTTTCGTGATCGTCCGTTCCACCGTGCTAAATCAAAATCAACAGGTGGTCGCCCACATTGATCACCATTTCATCCAGCGCAACCGATGA
- a CDS encoding PHP domain-containing protein, producing MSTTLDLHCHSEASDDSRAPVEAYLKWIALRRHERPLDGIVLTEHRQFNAAADYRALEDKYGLLILNACEAETDYGHMLVFGVNRDIVRRFDFKNIRLPAQELIDGVAELGGAVVPCHPGRPTVGLCEYYAHAPALHNIVAVERFNGGSRKGEDERAAALIEQYRYRGTGGSDSHLVSLIGLCATRFEKAIRTSEQLVEELKQGNFSAVDFRPARQPVPRASAT from the coding sequence ATGAGCACGACGCTGGATCTGCATTGCCATAGCGAAGCCTCCGACGATAGTCGCGCCCCGGTTGAAGCCTATCTAAAGTGGATCGCGCTGCGCCGGCATGAGCGCCCCTTGGACGGGATCGTGCTGACCGAGCATCGCCAGTTTAACGCCGCGGCTGATTACCGCGCGCTGGAAGATAAATACGGGCTACTGATTCTCAATGCCTGCGAAGCCGAGACCGATTACGGCCACATGCTGGTGTTCGGGGTCAACCGTGACATCGTGCGCCGTTTCGATTTCAAGAACATCAGGCTGCCCGCCCAGGAGCTGATCGACGGTGTGGCGGAACTCGGCGGAGCGGTCGTCCCTTGCCATCCTGGGCGTCCCACCGTGGGCCTGTGCGAGTATTACGCCCACGCCCCAGCCCTGCACAACATAGTCGCGGTCGAACGCTTCAACGGCGGCTCGCGCAAGGGCGAGGACGAGCGCGCGGCCGCGCTTATCGAGCAGTATCGCTATCGCGGCACAGGCGGCTCCGATTCTCATCTGGTCAGCCTGATTGGCTTGTGCGCAACCCGCTTCGAGAAGGCTATTCGCACCAGCGAACAGTTGGTTGAAGAACTAAAGCAGGGCAACTTCAGCGCGGTTGATTTCCGCCCCGCGCGCCAGCCCGTGCCGCGCGCCAGCGCAACCTAA
- a CDS encoding Zn-ribbon domain-containing OB-fold protein: MPDADARPYLKPLPYLEAENRPYFEALQRHELYFQRCQVCGRSQFHPRALCCHCLAPHPQWCKATGRGRVYTFAVTYHSPLPGFRESTPYIVAYVEIEEGLKVLANLVDCAPEEVRIGMEVEAVYTPATAEITLVNFRPARPA; this comes from the coding sequence ATGCCGGACGCCGACGCCCGACCCTACCTCAAGCCGCTTCCCTACCTGGAGGCCGAAAACCGGCCCTACTTCGAGGCGCTACAGCGGCACGAGTTGTACTTTCAACGCTGCCAGGTGTGCGGGCGCAGCCAGTTCCATCCACGCGCGCTCTGTTGTCACTGCCTGGCGCCCCATCCCCAATGGTGCAAAGCGACGGGACGCGGCCGAGTGTATACTTTCGCGGTCACCTACCACAGTCCGCTCCCCGGTTTTCGCGAGAGCACGCCTTACATCGTGGCCTACGTGGAGATCGAGGAGGGTTTGAAAGTGCTGGCCAACCTGGTCGACTGTGCGCCCGAGGAAGTTAGAATAGGCATGGAAGTGGAAGCGGTGTATACGCCCGCCACGGCGGAAATCACGCTGGTCAACTTTCGTCCCGCGCGCCCGGCTTGA
- a CDS encoding alpha/beta hydrolase produces MVSRYVEINGQAINYYYVGPTTTPDVTPPFVGRVPIVFIHASGQNGHSFHYQLEALGATHSPIALDLPGHGRSDGVRGCDSVGEYARWIAAFMDALALPSAVIAGRSIGGTIALEFALRYPRRTRAVIPMAAAARFNLPPELITAAEAIFKGRALPQKSIAGFAARTVTENPAVIDETWREQLKTDPRVRYYDLLACTRVDLREELDRITCPALVMTGQEDTITTPADAEFIASRIAGARLVIVPDASHNLTVEQPARINAEIERFVAQL; encoded by the coding sequence ATGGTCAGCAGGTACGTAGAAATCAACGGTCAGGCAATCAATTATTACTATGTCGGCCCGACCACCACGCCCGACGTCACACCGCCCTTTGTTGGCCGCGTCCCGATTGTCTTTATCCATGCCTCGGGCCAAAACGGCCACAGTTTTCACTATCAATTGGAAGCGCTAGGCGCGACGCACAGTCCCATCGCGCTGGACCTACCCGGCCACGGCCGCTCCGACGGGGTGCGCGGCTGCGATAGCGTGGGCGAATACGCTCGCTGGATAGCCGCCTTCATGGACGCGCTCGCCCTTCCCAGCGCGGTTATCGCCGGCCGCTCGATCGGCGGTACCATCGCGCTGGAGTTTGCCCTGCGTTATCCGCGCCGCACCCGCGCAGTTATACCGATGGCGGCGGCAGCCCGCTTCAATCTGCCGCCGGAGCTGATCACCGCCGCCGAAGCCATTTTCAAGGGGCGCGCCTTGCCGCAAAAAAGCATCGCAGGCTTCGCTGCTCGCACGGTCACGGAAAATCCGGCGGTAATCGATGAAACCTGGCGCGAGCAGCTCAAGACCGACCCGCGGGTACGCTACTACGATCTGCTGGCCTGCACGCGCGTCGACCTGCGGGAGGAATTGGATCGTATCACTTGCCCCGCTCTGGTAATGACCGGGCAGGAAGACACCATCACGACTCCCGCCGACGCCGAGTTCATCGCCAGCCGGATTGCGGGCGCGCGGCTGGTAATCGTGCCCGATGCCTCGCACAATCTGACCGTGGAACAGCCGGCACGAATCAACGCTGAGATCGAGCGCTTCGTCGCGCAGCTTTAA
- a CDS encoding AlkA N-terminal domain-containing protein has product MRKEEEPSLLDRICRSVTTRLEDNVRVLKNQGVTPRKHRRKAPLSTLNSRSVHAAAAHAPARVQIVLQAIEPFDFDLALRYLRAWPATVIEQIEDGVWRRAIALDGYDFALALRSIGSVRRPRLELEVVGAGLTAQRLEQIRGLVIRAFALDVDPRPFRQTIAGEPVLATVVERYHALRPLLIIDPFEALVWGILCQQINLAFARRLKMALIELCGRRLEIDGHSYLLFPSPAAVLELDPQLLRERQYSRQKIAYILGAAQALVAGTLDFSVLATLPVDQALARLTSFKGIGRWTAEYLLLRTLGFPDVIAAADVGLRRVIGQAYGLGGLASEAQVRHLALRWEGWRGWAAFYWWLDAVMTPRPSHLTSTVPTQ; this is encoded by the coding sequence ATGAGAAAAGAGGAGGAACCCTCGCTGCTCGATAGGATTTGTAGATCGGTCACTACCCGTCTCGAAGACAACGTGCGAGTGCTTAAAAACCAAGGCGTGACGCCACGGAAGCACAGGCGCAAGGCTCCCTTGAGCACGCTTAACTCCCGGTCAGTCCACGCGGCAGCCGCTCATGCGCCAGCCCGGGTCCAGATCGTGCTGCAGGCGATTGAGCCCTTCGATTTCGACCTCGCCCTGCGCTACCTGCGCGCCTGGCCAGCTACGGTGATCGAACAGATCGAAGACGGAGTCTGGCGCCGCGCGATCGCGCTCGACGGTTACGACTTCGCCCTTGCCCTGCGCTCCATAGGGAGCGTGCGCCGGCCGCGACTTGAGCTTGAAGTGGTCGGCGCGGGGCTGACCGCCCAACGACTGGAGCAGATCAGGGGCCTGGTCATTCGTGCCTTCGCGTTGGACGTCGACCCTCGCCCATTCCGGCAGACCATCGCGGGCGAGCCCGTGCTGGCTACCGTGGTCGAGCGCTACCACGCGCTACGACCGTTGCTCATTATCGATCCGTTCGAGGCTCTGGTTTGGGGTATCCTGTGCCAGCAGATAAATCTGGCTTTTGCGCGGCGGCTCAAAATGGCGCTCATCGAGTTGTGCGGGCGGCGACTCGAGATCGACGGACACAGCTATCTGCTTTTTCCCAGCCCCGCCGCGGTGCTCGAGCTCGATCCGCAATTGCTGCGCGAGCGCCAGTACAGCCGACAGAAAATCGCCTACATCTTGGGTGCGGCCCAGGCCTTGGTAGCGGGCACGCTGGATTTCAGCGTGCTGGCCACCTTGCCGGTCGATCAGGCGCTGGCGCGGCTGACTAGCTTCAAAGGAATAGGACGGTGGACCGCGGAATACCTGCTCTTGCGCACGCTGGGCTTTCCCGACGTCATCGCCGCCGCCGACGTTGGCCTACGCCGGGTCATTGGCCAAGCTTACGGGTTGGGTGGCTTAGCCAGCGAAGCCCAAGTGCGCCATTTGGCCCTGCGTTGGGAGGGCTGGCGCGGGTGGGCTGCCTTCTACTGGTGGCTGGACGCGGTGATGACCCCACGGCCCAGCCATTTGACAAGCACTGTGCCGACTCAATAG
- a CDS encoding isochorismatase family protein, translating to MASARIWDRFITERDRRIFPAAGFGRRGGWGKNPALVIIDVTYAFTGEGEPLEESIKRYPLSCGAESWTAIRHTQVLLQVARQAGIPVFYTLSEHRRDLADVGGWNRKGSGSGHPSMLEGSKGGRIVQELEPQAGEMVISKKKPSAFFGSPLVSYLIDRGIDTLIITGCTTSGCVRASVIDAFSLNYRLIIPEECSFDRGEASHAINLFDMQQKYADVVPTAEVIEHLAGDLPRAAQAALQAAK from the coding sequence ATGGCCAGCGCACGCATCTGGGATCGCTTCATCACCGAACGGGACCGGCGAATTTTCCCGGCCGCGGGATTCGGCCGGCGCGGCGGATGGGGCAAGAATCCCGCGCTGGTCATTATCGATGTGACCTACGCTTTTACCGGCGAAGGCGAGCCGTTGGAGGAATCGATCAAGCGCTATCCGCTGAGCTGCGGTGCGGAGAGCTGGACCGCTATCCGCCACACCCAGGTCTTGCTGCAGGTGGCACGGCAGGCGGGAATCCCGGTTTTTTATACCCTTAGCGAACATCGTCGCGACCTGGCTGACGTCGGTGGCTGGAATCGCAAGGGTTCGGGCTCGGGCCATCCCAGCATGCTGGAGGGGAGCAAAGGCGGACGGATTGTCCAAGAGCTGGAGCCGCAAGCGGGCGAGATGGTAATTTCCAAGAAGAAACCCAGCGCGTTTTTTGGCAGTCCACTGGTCTCCTACTTAATTGATCGCGGAATCGATACCTTGATCATTACTGGTTGCACTACTAGCGGCTGCGTGCGAGCCTCGGTGATTGACGCCTTCTCACTCAATTATCGACTGATCATTCCCGAGGAATGCTCGTTCGATCGGGGTGAGGCGTCGCACGCGATCAATCTCTTTGACATGCAGCAAAAATACGCCGACGTGGTGCCGACCGCCGAAGTGATCGAGCATCTGGCCGGCGACCTGCCGCGCGCGGCGCAAGCGGCGCTTCAAGCCGCCAAGTAA
- a CDS encoding ATP-binding protein produces MIALLLIAIIVFALSQRRRYRRQLYGDRWTRKVERWQQRYRRFDGWGEGWQRWSHAAQTQTDSSAAGAPAPGGSTAEVYERARRRALHQAGFYVHLMWYGIVIGGLFLLNELTSRSFQWWVFPAAGWGIGLASHFCAVYGWSWVHDRVFEPAVKREVQREVNREKEVLRTENQASLDELAATFAHEIRNPIAAARSLVQQMGEDPRSGENVEYAKVALDELARVERSVSHLLKYAKEEAYQFDIVNLATVLDQAVTQMRSKLETSRVEVIRSYLSGPAVRADADKLRQVFANMIDNAIDAMANNAAARRLELIIGGAPGQAVVTIRDNGCGIPADKQGKIFNPFFTTKSEGTGLGLGVAKKVMDAHRGRIEVQSTLGVGTQFILSLPLAERARAWNETQVQARGQSGAVVAADGSSEAASGVAPTPRTSEGWS; encoded by the coding sequence ATGATTGCATTGCTGTTAATCGCAATAATCGTTTTCGCCCTCAGTCAGCGCCGGCGCTATCGCCGCCAGCTCTATGGCGACCGCTGGACGCGCAAGGTGGAACGCTGGCAGCAGCGCTATCGCCGCTTCGACGGATGGGGCGAGGGTTGGCAGCGCTGGTCGCATGCCGCCCAGACCCAGACGGACAGCTCGGCGGCGGGCGCGCCCGCCCCAGGTGGCTCGACAGCGGAGGTCTATGAGCGCGCGCGCCGGCGTGCGCTGCATCAGGCGGGCTTTTACGTCCACCTAATGTGGTACGGCATCGTGATCGGCGGCTTGTTTTTGCTAAACGAACTGACTTCGCGCAGCTTTCAATGGTGGGTCTTTCCGGCGGCGGGATGGGGAATCGGCCTGGCCAGCCATTTCTGCGCGGTTTACGGCTGGAGTTGGGTTCACGATCGGGTGTTCGAGCCCGCGGTTAAACGCGAAGTGCAGCGCGAGGTCAATCGGGAAAAGGAAGTCCTGCGTACCGAGAATCAAGCTTCGCTCGACGAATTGGCTGCCACCTTCGCCCACGAGATCCGCAATCCAATTGCCGCCGCGCGAAGCCTGGTCCAGCAGATGGGCGAGGATCCGCGCTCGGGCGAAAACGTCGAGTACGCCAAAGTGGCGCTGGACGAATTGGCGCGAGTGGAACGCAGCGTCTCTCACTTGCTCAAATACGCCAAGGAAGAGGCCTATCAATTCGACATCGTCAATCTGGCCACTGTGCTAGATCAGGCGGTGACCCAGATGCGCAGTAAGCTGGAAACCAGCCGGGTGGAGGTGATCCGCAGCTACCTAAGCGGCCCGGCCGTGCGGGCTGACGCCGACAAGCTGCGGCAGGTCTTCGCCAACATGATCGACAACGCCATCGATGCGATGGCGAATAACGCCGCCGCGCGCCGCTTGGAGCTGATTATCGGCGGCGCTCCCGGGCAAGCTGTGGTGACGATTCGCGACAACGGCTGCGGCATTCCAGCCGACAAGCAAGGCAAGATCTTCAACCCTTTCTTTACCACCAAAAGCGAGGGCACAGGATTGGGGCTGGGAGTGGCCAAAAAAGTGATGGACGCCCATCGCGGCCGAATCGAAGTCCAGAGCACCTTGGGCGTGGGAACCCAATTTATTCTGAGCCTGCCGCTGGCCGAGCGGGCTCGAGCCTGGAATGAAACCCAGGTTCAGGCGCGCGGACAAAGCGGCGCCGTCGTGGCGGCGGATGGCTCGTCCGAGGCCGCTTCTGGCGTTGCCCCCACGCCGCGTACCAGCGAGGGCTGGTCATGA